A segment of the Panicum hallii strain FIL2 chromosome 1, PHallii_v3.1, whole genome shotgun sequence genome:
TCGGGTATGATCATGAACCTGACCCTGCTCCCCCTGATGAAGACGTGCTCCAGCTGCGAAACCTTGCCGTCCTGGAATCAGGAATCCATCCATCGATTATTCAGGGTGGGGTTATCAGGCATGGAGAAGGGAGAAGCTAGGGAAGTGGACAActgaggaaggggaaggaaccTTTGCCGTGAAGGTGATGTTGTCGAGCTGGCAGTTCCAGTTGTCCTCGCACTCGACCATGGCGCCGCGGTAGACCTCGCCGGTCTTGAGCTCGACCGTGACGACGTGGCCCGCCGCCTCGTGCAGCAGCTTCACGGGGATCCCGAGGCTGCGGCTCATCCTCGAACGGGTAGGTGCTGGGGCTCGTACGCGGCTGTGTCGTGGGAGCAgcgagcaggaggaggaggaggggaggggggaggcggcggcgccggcgcggggaggGTTTGTTTGGCTTCTGCTCCGCCTCCAACTCTGCGCTTTGCTTGGGCTGGGCTGGGGCTAATTGGGCTGGGCTGTTGCTTCCTGCAGTTCCAGCCCAGCCTAGCCCACTGGAAATGGATTTTATTTGATTTAGTGATGGCATCTTCATCTTGTCGTCTCGTCCCCCAGATTCAATTCAATATTCGGAAATCGCAAAATTTTGTAATTTTTTTGCTATGCGGGTGGAAaacaaattaattaattaattactAAAATATACTCCACTCCGTAATGTGAGTGGGAGGTCCAGAGGTTTTTTTTGTTGGGGGGGGGGAGATCAAAAGGGGGAATGGTTCCTCTGACTTTGGTCCCTCTGCAGTTGGGTCACTGACGCGTGGGGtcgggcccacatgtcagtgaCCGGGGCCAAAGTCAGGGAAGACTCGTCCcaaaagggaggagaggaagagccGACcgaagaggagaggagaggagagagctAGCATGGCGGGCGGGGTCGGGTGCGCGCGTCTCTCGGCCCGCCACCCCTCGAAGGAGGCGGAAGCCTCCTCCATGCATGGCTATGGCTATGGCTTGCTCTTCTCCGATCCTCccgtatcgccatcccatccGATCCATCCAACCAATGCATTCATTATTCACATGATTCCTCTATGGATTAGAtcgatccatccatccatcagaTTATTCACTGTTCCGGGCTTGCCGTGTTGATCCGCCATCGCACTCGCAACAGGAGCGAGCGAGGCATGCCCAACATGCTCGGCTCGTCGGCGTCCAGGCGGGAGTCCAGAAGCGGCGAGCTCCTCAAGACCACCACCATGTCCCTCCGCGACGCCGCCACCAAGATCGTCGAGGCGCCCAAGGCCGCCACCATGTCCCTCCGGGACGCCGCCACCAAGATCATCGAGGCGCCCAAGGCCGCCACCCCCAAGCCGTCAAACAGCATGGCCGCCGTCGTCagggaggccgccgccgccgccgtgcgccacgaGGGCTGGATGGTGCGCTACGGCCGCAGGAAGATCGGCAGGTCCTTCTTCCACACGCGCTACTTCGTGCTCGACAGCAAGCTCCTCGCATACTACAAGAAGAAACCAAAGGACAACATGGTATATATAGCTCACTTTAATTATTAATTAATAACTTATGTGCTGCAACGTATGTACTTATATATCAAATAATCACGTACGGATGCTAAAAAAATTCAAACTTGTGGTGTCGATCTGATGATCTTTAATGTACGATCGAATTGATGCAACATGCTCCTGTGTATATATATGCATCCAGGTGCCGCTCAAGTCGCTGCTAATAGACAGTAATTGCAGGGTGGAGGATAGAGGGCTCAAAACACATCATGGCCAGGTGAGTTCATTTATTTGCTCCTCGatctcttttttctttctttctttctttctttattaCTTGCTTAATAACTGGGATCATTGAAATTCTCATCGCTCTTCCATTTTTTTATTTCCTTTTAGATGATTTATGTCCTGTGCATTTATAACAAGAAAGAAAAGGAGCACCAGATAACGGTTTGGTCTAAATCTAGATACAGAGCAACCCTTCAGCTTTTCTACATTTTCTCCATATCTTGTTTGGCTTCACGTCACAAATTTATTTTATTCACAGATGGGTGCATATGATATTGAGGATGCAATGGCATGGAAAAAGAAGATAGAACTCATCATTGATCAGGTATGGTAATTGTTGAGTCCGTGCTTCAGCCAGTTTTTACGAATATATATACCATAAATGCTCCAATTAAACATGTCAACAAACCACAGAGTTAGAATCTAGTTTTATCAAAATAACATTTTTCTTCCTTATTGCAGCAACAGGACTCAATGACAGCTAAAAACCGTAAGGCCTTTGCTTCAATAGACTTTGACATGGAACTCGGAGAGCAGTTTTCGTTTTCAGATCATGACAGTGCGTAAGTGGCATTCCGCCCGTCAAATTAGCTTTTGCTACAAATTTTGCTGAATGAGCTAGAAACTTCATTATACTTGTAGAGCAGAGGATGATGAGGAACGGCCTATTTTGACTCGCAGGACAACTATAGGAAATGGTAAATAATTGCATTAAATATCTCAAGTGAAGTGGAGCATACTGATCTTAAGCAAACATTTATATCCACTTTAAACCAGGAATTCACCATGTCATTTCTGGTTCTAGGCCCCCCTGATTCAATACATGACTGGACCAAAGAGCCTGACATTGGTCTGTTCAATCAGAACGACCCCAATCAAGTTCACTCCAAGAAGAACTGGCGGCTACTTAGATGCCAAAATGGCAAGTCTGCATTCCTCTCTTTCCTTGTagcattggatttgaatttgctCATTGTTTTGGTACTGGCAGGGCTGCGAATCTTCGAAGAACTTCTGGAAGTTGATTACCTTGTATGTTCCAACTGCTTTGTTTTTTCTTTGATGATCTGTTCAAGTGTTTAAAAACCTGAAACTGATGACAGCATATTATTTTGATGTGCTATATTGTAGGCAAGAAGCTGCAGCCGAGCTATGAGGGCTGTTGGTGTAGTTGAGGCCACGTGTGAAGCCATTTTTGGTCTGGTGATGAGCATGGATGTAACAAGATACGAGTAAGCATTTGGCATTCTAATTTATTCTATTTCCCTGCCGCTGATGTTGATCTCTTAATTTTTATTTTCCATTTTATAGGTGGGACTGTAGCTTTCGTCATGGTAGTTTAGTTGAAGAGATTGATGGTCACACCGCAATACTATATCATAGGTTGCAGCTGCACTGGTGTCCGATGTAACTACGATTCTCACAGATGGACAAGTCATTATTATTTGTCTTTTCAGTTTTCTTCTGACCGTTGCCAATGGATCGGTCAACATTAACTATGCAGGTTAGTTTGGCCTCGGGATCTTTGTTATGCTCGGTATTGGCGTCGTAACGATGATGGAAGTTATGGTAATTGTTTGATTTCATTTTTCCTATCGCCTTTAATGTTTGCAATGCCTTCTGTTTGATACAGTGTGTGTACACATGCAGTTGTGCTATTCCGATCGATAGAACATCCCAACTGTGGTTGGCAGCGAGGATTCGTGAGGGCTTTCATTGAAAGTAATTTCCGTTGGCACATATTAAATTTTCCCCCACCTTAAGAGTATGAGACACTCCAAATACAATTAAACAAAAAGTGCCAACTTCTGATCCTCTGTTTCTTTTTCCTGAATTTCTGTTAGTATAGGTGGAGGTTTCAAAATTTCTCCCCTCAAGTGTCACAATGGAAGACCCCGTACTCAGGTTCAACACCTTATGCAGATTGACCTGAAGGGGTGGTTCCTGAACTACTCTCTTTCCTTTCAGTATCATTCTTTGCTGCAGATACTAAACTGTGTTGCAGGTATTGAAAATACTGTTACTTTAATGGGTTCTGTGCTACTTTTATACCAACAACAATGGACAGCTCCATCTTAGAATGGAAGCAGAACTTATCTTTGTCGAATTGACAACTTAGTGCAGTTGTCGCACTGATTCATGTTTGCTCTTATGTTCTGTACCAACTTCCAGGATTGCGCGAATATTTTTCCCAAACAGATGAAATCCATGTGACCCCAAGGATTCCTGTAATGGAAACCATGTTTGATGTGGATTCAGAGCCAAAAGGTCATAAGACTCAAGAAGTAGACTCCAAGTCTAAAGCAGTATACCAAGGGCATAAAAATATGGGCATGATTGATGAAGAGTCGGATGAGGATGATGAGTATCAAGTTCCTGAAGCTGATCTAGAGGTTCTTAACCACACTACATGCAAACTTTATGATTGCTTTACTTTAGTACAAGTTGGGATAATTCAGGATGTAACACTCAATAGAGTGGCAACCCACCCTGAAGCAAACCTTAGAAGTTCAAACATGTTTTCTACCATTGTACTAAACCTTGATCAAAATCAATGTGCAGGAAGACCTGAACAAATTTGACAATGATGCTAAGGGCACAGGTTTGGTTCCCTATGATGCTCTATATGCTTGTATTGTCATATCTGCTATGAGGTTCCCAGGGCAGGTTTAATTATTTCTGATTGCTGTAAATGTGATAGCATAATCACTACTGCAGATGAGCCACCAGAAAAAATTGATTTATCTTGCTTTTCGGGGATTCTTCACCGTGATGTTGAGGAGAAAAGCCGCAACTGTTGGACAGTACCCGATAGCAAGATCTTTAAAGTTCGTAGCAAGAACTTCCCACACGACAAATCAAAGGTCTAAATCTTCCAGCTTGTGCTTTATTGCTTTTGAAGCATGCATTCTAGATGGTGTCAAGAATccgatttttttttcttgaaaaaaGGAGAGATAGCATGAAGAACGTTAACATAGGCATATTATCTAAGTTACAGATACCTGCAGCGAGTTATCTGATGGAAGTAGCAGCCATCGACTGGTTTAAGGACACAAAGCGTATGGATAATGTTGCCAGGCAGAAAGGTTGTGTTGCTCAGGTAAACAACCTTGTGAATGGGAACAATTTGTGGTTTCTTGTCTACTATTACACGGCCTCATGGGAATATAATGCGTACATTACTTTTGGAACTTTGTTAATTAGGTTGCTGCTGAGAAagggatgcatacatttgttgTCAACATACAGGTAAGTTGTAGGAAATATTATGTATCTCATACATTATTGGTGTATTTGAAGGATTTTGGTGAGGTTTATTACTGTCCGGTTGCATTGTAGATTCCTGGATCAACTCAGTACAGCCTGGTCATGTATTTTGTGACAAGCTCCCTGAAGAAGGGATCGTTACTACAGCGTTTCTTTGACGGCGATGATGAGTTCCGCAATAGCAGACTGAAGCTTATACCCTCCGTTCCCAAGGTCTAGTGCTAGTTTTGTGCTCCTGAATTCATATTTATTTAACATcgtaaataaaaaataaatcaaTTTGTACAGGGCTCTTGGATAGTGCGGCAAAGTGTTGGAAGCACCCCTTGTTTGTTGGGAAAGGCTGTAGATTGCAGCTATTTTCGTGGTCGTGGATACTTGGAGGTAATTGGAACCTTGTTTTGATGGAGCCTGCCTAGCTTGTCTCCTCATTTTCATATATATACTCTATCCATATATATTGATAAGGTGTTTTATTAGGTGGACGTTGACATTGGATCTTCTGCGGTAGCAAACGGAGTTCTGGGCCTCGTCTTCGGTGTGGTCACAACATTAGTAGTTGACATGGCCTTCCTAATACAGGTAGCAACAAATTCTTTGTTAACAGCGGCATCAATCATTGTTACCTGCTGCTCAACAAAGATCTGATGATGGTCTATTATCTAGGCCAACACATACGAGGAGCTCCCGGAGCAGGTGATCGGCGCAGCTCGGCTGGCTCACGTGGAACCGGCCACGGCAGTGGTTCCTGACCTGGAGAACGCAGCGAGTGAGAGTGGCAATAATGAGGACAGCAACAACAATGCTTCCTCAGAGGATGATGTGTCCAAGAAAACGAATTGATTGGATCTGGCCTTCCTACccttactagtactgcttattACTGAGTGTTATATtggtcctctctctctctctctctctctctctctctctttcgtTTCCTTTTAGTGCATATCTATAGTGTGTCTTCAGTTGCAATTCAAGTTCAGATTTGGTTAACTAGCAAACGATGgtgatggtgtgcttggccaGAAAGTCGCTATTTGTGtcaagaaggaaaaaaaagaaaaatgattGTCGATCTACTACAAGGTGACGTGATGAAATCAGTGTTTTGGTTTTAATAATGGAGCTAGCTGCTTGTGAAGATAATAGGGTAGTTGAATTGAAACAGCTCCAGAAAGAATAACAGAGCCTGTACCTCTTAATTTGTTTGTCAGGTGGTATGATTCAGATGtgtcgtgtgtgtgtgtgtgtggagcAAGACACatacagaaagaaaggaaagggTGATTGCAGGCCTCTGCAGACGACAatccagaaaaaaaaaagatggagGTTGGAGGAGATAAAGCAGGTAGCTAGAGCTACCTtgcattttgaaaaagaaaaaaaaaggcagAGGAAGGAATGACCTGCTTACATGCTTTGCCTTCTCTTCAAGGAAGGCATCATAGTATCTGTCTAGATGATGGGCATGGCAAGAGAAGAGGCAACGGGGGGCCTTCTGGATGCTTCCAACCGTCAACCGCCCGCCGGTCAAGGGTGGTCCCGGGCCCATTTGCCAGTGAGATCGCCTCCCTCCCTGTCTACTGGGGTGGGCCAGGTGGTGCTTCTTTATTCTTCCTGCTTCTGTAGTCAGGAGTAATTACTCCTCCTTCCTCTTAATCCCTAATAATTACATTATATAAACAGCCAGCCCGATCCATCAGCCGTCATCCTTTCCATCCTTTCTTAAACCCTAGATAGCCGAGACAcaccgagagagagagagagagagggagagagagagagagcagctCAAGCGATCCCCTGCCCTTGCGCGTGATTCAACGACTCAAGCGATCGCGGTTGCAGCAGCCAGAGGGAGGTATTGTGGATCGACCAAATCCCGATCCAAATCCCCCACTCTCTGTTATCAATTCCTTCCTTCGTCGGCCAATCGACCATATGCATCCATCAACCTTGTTCTTCTGAGTTCTGACTCTAGTCTGTGCATGGCTTTCGATCCCACTAACCGATCGCTCCTGACTgattttatttatttacttTGTTTttccccgggggggggggggtatgaTTGATCCGATTCATCAAGAGAGCAAAGGAACAAATTTTCCATATTTACATTTCATATTCTTAAACCAATCAATCAGTCATCCTTTCGCTTTCGCACCTACTTAGTCTAGTTCCCTGCACTTGCACATTGCAAGTATTGCTGTCTGTTTTCTCTCGTTTTTCACCTGCTCTGCTCTTCTCTGTTACCCGCAAAACCCTCAAATTTCCTCCCTGCAATAGGTAGCGACTCAAAATGGCGTCAACGTTCGGGACATGTCGCCTCAACAAGCCAGCAACTGCTGCTTTTGCGACCAACAAGACCCTCCTCCTTTCGCCCCCGGTTGTTTCCCTCCCACGCCAAATGAAAATGAGGCCCCAGAGGAAGTGCCGTCTCACAGTAAATGCAGCAAAGGAGCTCCATTTCAACAAGGATGGCTCGGCTATCAGGAAACTTCAGGTCAATTGTCTAACATCATCACTCTTCAAACACCTACCTCTGCTGCTGCTATTAATCTCATGTCACCTTTTTTCCCCTCTTTTAAGCTGCCAGCCACTTCCTGACCTGGTTTTCTTTCTCAGAATGGGGTCAATAAGCTTGCAGATCTCGTTGGGGTTACTCTTGGTCCAAAAGGACGAAATGTAGTCCTTGAGAGCAAGTATGGCTCACCTAAAATCGTCAATGATGGAGTCACTGTCGCAAAGGAGGTGTGTCTGTGTGTCTCACATTACGGATTTACCATCATTTCATTTGTTCACACTTCGACTTAAGTTATCATGCCCGCTGACTTTTTCTCGTAAATAAATGTCTTTCACGATCCACCAGGTTGAGCTGGAGGACCCTGTTGAAAACATTGGAGCTAAATTGGTCCGCCAAGCTGCTGCTAAAACAAATGATTTGGCTGGTGATGGGACAACCACTTCGGTCGTCCTTGCTCAAGGGATGATTACTGAGGGTGTAAAGGTACATCAACGCGAAAACTTCATGTCTCAGTGCTTATGCCATAGCTGTTTTGAACACTTATGAAAGCTAATAGTGAAAAATTTCGCTACTTTCGCCAGATTGTAGCTGCTGGTGCTAATCCAGTGCAGATCACCCGGGGTATTGAGAAAACAGCCAAAGCACTAGTAAATGAACTCCAAAAGATGTCCAAGGAGGTATCTTCTGATTATCATCTTATTCTGTTGTTGACCTTAGTAAAAAAAAAATTTCTGTTAGCTCTGAACAATCACGTTAATACAACACAACCCACATCTTGCATCTGGATATCTGATGACT
Coding sequences within it:
- the LOC112875593 gene encoding protein ENHANCED DISEASE RESISTANCE 2-like isoform X2 — its product is MPNMLGSSASRRESRSGELLKTTTMSLRDAATKIVEAPKAATMSLRDAATKIIEAPKAATPKPSNSMAAVVREAAAAAVRHEGWMVRYGRRKIGRSFFHTRYFVLDSKLLAYYKKKPKDNMVPLKSLLIDSNCRVEDRGLKTHHGQMGAYDIEDAMAWKKKIELIIDQQQDSMTAKNRKAFASIDFDMELGEQFSFSDHDSAAEDDEERPILTRRTTIGNGPPDSIHDWTKEPDIGLFNQNDPNQVHSKKNWRLLRCQNGLRIFEELLEVDYLARSCSRAMRAVGVVEATCEAIFGLVMSMDVTRYEWDCSFRHGSLVEEIDGHTAILYHRLQLHWCPMLVWPRDLCYARYWRRNDDGSYVVLFRSIEHPNCGWQRGFVRAFIESGGFKISPLKCHNGRPRTQVQHLMQIDLKGWFLNYSLSFQYHSLLQILNCVAGLREYFSQTDEIHVTPRIPVMETMFDVDSEPKGHKTQEVDSKSKAVYQGHKNMGMIDEESDEDDEYQVPEADLEEDLNKFDNDAKGTDEPPEKIDLSCFSGILHRDVEEKSRNCWTVPDSKIFKVRSKNFPHDKSKIPAASYLMEVAAIDWFKDTKRMDNVARQKGCVAQVAAEKGMHTFVVNIQIPGSTQYSLVMYFVTSSLKKGSLLQRFFDGDDEFRNSRLKLIPSVPKGSWIVRQSVGSTPCLLGKAVDCSYFRGRGYLEVDVDIGSSAVANGVLGLVFGVVTTLVVDMAFLIQANTYEELPEQVIGAARLAHVEPATAVVPDLENAASESGNNEDSNNNASSEDDVSKKTN
- the LOC112875593 gene encoding protein ENHANCED DISEASE RESISTANCE 2-like isoform X1, with protein sequence MPNMLGSSASRRESRSGELLKTTTMSLRDAATKIVEAPKAATMSLRDAATKIIEAPKAATPKPSNSMAAVVREAAAAAVRHEGWMVRYGRRKIGRSFFHTRYFVLDSKLLAYYKKKPKDNMVPLKSLLIDSNCRVEDRGLKTHHGQMIYVLCIYNKKEKEHQITMGAYDIEDAMAWKKKIELIIDQQQDSMTAKNRKAFASIDFDMELGEQFSFSDHDSAAEDDEERPILTRRTTIGNGPPDSIHDWTKEPDIGLFNQNDPNQVHSKKNWRLLRCQNGLRIFEELLEVDYLARSCSRAMRAVGVVEATCEAIFGLVMSMDVTRYEWDCSFRHGSLVEEIDGHTAILYHRLQLHWCPMLVWPRDLCYARYWRRNDDGSYVVLFRSIEHPNCGWQRGFVRAFIESGGFKISPLKCHNGRPRTQVQHLMQIDLKGWFLNYSLSFQYHSLLQILNCVAGLREYFSQTDEIHVTPRIPVMETMFDVDSEPKGHKTQEVDSKSKAVYQGHKNMGMIDEESDEDDEYQVPEADLEEDLNKFDNDAKGTDEPPEKIDLSCFSGILHRDVEEKSRNCWTVPDSKIFKVRSKNFPHDKSKIPAASYLMEVAAIDWFKDTKRMDNVARQKGCVAQVAAEKGMHTFVVNIQIPGSTQYSLVMYFVTSSLKKGSLLQRFFDGDDEFRNSRLKLIPSVPKGSWIVRQSVGSTPCLLGKAVDCSYFRGRGYLEVDVDIGSSAVANGVLGLVFGVVTTLVVDMAFLIQANTYEELPEQVIGAARLAHVEPATAVVPDLENAASESGNNEDSNNNASSEDDVSKKTN
- the LOC112888979 gene encoding small nuclear ribonucleoprotein SmD3b-like — translated: MSRSLGIPVKLLHEAAGHVVTVELKTGEVYRGAMVECEDNWNCQLDNITFTAKDGKVSQLEHVFIRGSRVRFMIIPDMLKNAPMFKRLEARIRGKGSAVGVGRGRAVAMRARAAAGRGGGPVGRGSAPPVRR
- the LOC112875593 gene encoding protein ENHANCED DISEASE RESISTANCE 2-like isoform X3, which produces MIYVLCIYNKKEKEHQITMGAYDIEDAMAWKKKIELIIDQQQDSMTAKNRKAFASIDFDMELGEQFSFSDHDSAAEDDEERPILTRRTTIGNGPPDSIHDWTKEPDIGLFNQNDPNQVHSKKNWRLLRCQNGLRIFEELLEVDYLARSCSRAMRAVGVVEATCEAIFGLVMSMDVTRYEWDCSFRHGSLVEEIDGHTAILYHRLQLHWCPMLVWPRDLCYARYWRRNDDGSYVVLFRSIEHPNCGWQRGFVRAFIESGGFKISPLKCHNGRPRTQVQHLMQIDLKGWFLNYSLSFQYHSLLQILNCVAGLREYFSQTDEIHVTPRIPVMETMFDVDSEPKGHKTQEVDSKSKAVYQGHKNMGMIDEESDEDDEYQVPEADLEEDLNKFDNDAKGTDEPPEKIDLSCFSGILHRDVEEKSRNCWTVPDSKIFKVRSKNFPHDKSKIPAASYLMEVAAIDWFKDTKRMDNVARQKGCVAQVAAEKGMHTFVVNIQIPGSTQYSLVMYFVTSSLKKGSLLQRFFDGDDEFRNSRLKLIPSVPKGSWIVRQSVGSTPCLLGKAVDCSYFRGRGYLEVDVDIGSSAVANGVLGLVFGVVTTLVVDMAFLIQANTYEELPEQVIGAARLAHVEPATAVVPDLENAASESGNNEDSNNNASSEDDVSKKTN